The following proteins are co-located in the Candidatus Planktophila lacus genome:
- a CDS encoding DUF948 domain-containing protein gives MVTGPGGVATIIAACSLLVIAIAISYAVIRIGRLVDEARASLKVLTDETAPLIHESTRTVELVNSPLESFARITKNVEDVTTKVADATTGFMDKSGPAVKVAGALISAAGMSKSRSKKKKKAE, from the coding sequence ATGGTTACCGGTCCAGGCGGAGTAGCAACGATTATTGCGGCATGCTCACTACTTGTTATCGCCATAGCAATTTCTTACGCAGTAATCCGCATCGGCCGCCTCGTAGATGAGGCAAGAGCCTCACTTAAAGTTCTTACAGATGAGACTGCACCGTTAATTCACGAGTCAACTCGCACTGTAGAACTAGTAAATAGCCCCCTTGAAAGCTTTGCGCGCATAACTAAGAACGTAGAAGATGTAACTACAAAAGTTGCTGATGCAACGACAGGATTCATGGATAAGAGTGGTCCTGCGGTTAAAGTCGCTGGCGCGCTAATTAGCGCGGCCGGAATGAGTAAATCTCGCTCTAAAAAGAAGAAGAAGGCTGAGTGA
- the aspS gene encoding aspartate--tRNA ligase has product MLRTHDAGALRASDAGQTVSLAGWVARRRDHGGVAFIDLRDATGSVQVVIRDEALAGSLRAEWCLQIKGEVVLRPDGNANTSNPTGAIEVMGDDIVVLSESAALPFPVDSGNDSEISEEVRLKYRYLDLRREKPAANMRLRSKVTSTIRRVMEDLDFLEIETPYLTRSTPEGARDFLVPVRLQPGSWYALPQSPQLFKQLLMVAGMERYYQIARCFRDEDFRADRQPEFTQLDIEMSFIDQADILAVAEKLLVKIWKEAVGYDIPTPIRHMTYADAMQNYGSDKPDLRFGLQLVEQTEFFKDTEFRVFQAPYVGSVVMPGGASSPRRELDAWQDWAKARGAKGLAYILVNEDGTLGGPVSKNISEKETAGIVAAAGAKSGDAIFFAAGERSASLSLLGAVRLEIGKRCNLISEGAWEFLWVVDAPMFEPTDNGGWTAVHHPFTGPKPEFAKTFASDPANALAYAYDIVLNGTELGGGSIRIHDRQIQKDVFSVIGLSDEEAMSKFGFLLEAFNYGPPPHGGIALGLDRVCALLTGSDSIREVIAFPKTASGGDPLTGAPTPITPAQRKESGIDGVTKVDSQK; this is encoded by the coding sequence ATGTTACGTACTCACGATGCTGGCGCTCTGCGCGCAAGCGATGCTGGTCAGACGGTAAGCCTGGCTGGTTGGGTTGCGCGCCGCCGCGATCACGGTGGCGTTGCCTTTATCGACTTACGTGATGCCACAGGTTCAGTTCAGGTAGTCATTCGCGACGAAGCTCTAGCTGGATCTCTTCGCGCCGAATGGTGTCTGCAGATAAAGGGCGAAGTTGTTCTGCGCCCTGATGGCAATGCCAATACTTCAAACCCAACCGGAGCAATTGAAGTCATGGGCGATGACATAGTCGTTCTTAGTGAGAGCGCCGCGCTTCCCTTTCCAGTTGATAGCGGAAATGATTCTGAAATTTCTGAAGAAGTTCGCCTTAAGTACCGCTACTTAGATCTGCGTCGCGAAAAGCCGGCCGCAAATATGCGCCTACGCTCAAAGGTAACTTCAACAATTCGTCGTGTTATGGAAGATCTCGATTTTCTAGAGATTGAAACTCCTTACTTGACTCGTAGCACTCCAGAAGGTGCACGCGACTTCTTAGTTCCGGTTCGTCTGCAACCCGGAAGTTGGTATGCACTCCCTCAATCTCCACAGTTGTTTAAGCAACTCTTGATGGTTGCCGGCATGGAACGTTATTACCAAATTGCGCGCTGTTTCCGCGATGAAGATTTCCGTGCTGATCGCCAGCCAGAATTTACTCAACTAGATATCGAAATGTCTTTCATTGATCAAGCAGATATCTTGGCAGTTGCTGAAAAGCTCTTGGTTAAGATCTGGAAAGAAGCGGTTGGTTACGATATTCCAACTCCGATTCGCCATATGACTTATGCCGATGCAATGCAGAACTATGGTTCAGATAAACCAGACCTTCGTTTTGGCCTGCAGTTAGTCGAGCAGACTGAATTCTTTAAAGATACCGAGTTCCGTGTCTTCCAAGCGCCATACGTTGGTAGCGTCGTGATGCCAGGTGGCGCATCATCACCACGTCGCGAACTCGATGCTTGGCAGGATTGGGCAAAGGCGCGCGGTGCAAAAGGCCTTGCATACATCCTTGTAAATGAAGATGGAACTCTAGGTGGCCCCGTCTCAAAGAATATTTCTGAGAAAGAGACTGCCGGAATTGTTGCAGCTGCTGGCGCGAAGTCAGGCGATGCAATCTTCTTCGCCGCCGGTGAGCGTTCAGCATCCCTTTCACTTCTCGGCGCAGTTCGTCTAGAAATCGGCAAGCGCTGTAATTTAATCTCTGAAGGCGCATGGGAATTCCTATGGGTAGTGGATGCTCCAATGTTCGAACCAACGGATAATGGTGGATGGACTGCAGTGCACCACCCATTCACTGGTCCAAAGCCAGAGTTTGCAAAAACATTCGCATCTGATCCTGCCAACGCTTTGGCATATGCATATGACATCGTTCTTAACGGAACCGAACTCGGTGGCGGATCGATTCGTATCCATGATCGCCAGATTCAAAAAGATGTCTTCTCTGTCATTGGGTTAAGCGATGAAGAAGCGATGAGCAAATTTGGTTTCTTACTTGAAGCATTTAATTACGGTCCACCACCACATGGCGGAATCGCACTTGGCCTAGATCGCGTTTGCGCACTACTAACCGGAAGCGACTCAATCCGTGAAGTTATCGCCTTTCCAAAGACGGCAAGCGGGGGAGATCCGCTTACTGGGGCGCCAACGCCAATTACTCCAGCACAGCGTAAAGAGAGTGGAATTGATGGAGTTACAAAGGTAGATAGCCAGAAGTAA